The Lycium barbarum isolate Lr01 chromosome 11, ASM1917538v2, whole genome shotgun sequence genome contains the following window.
CAAGTCACGTGGTATCCCTTTCTTGAATTCTTTAAGGCTTAAGCTTTCTTGTTCTATCCAAAATTGAACCTTGCAGTAAAATATCAATTTTTAATGCGATAAAACCCAACTGAGTAATTTCATCTGTGGTTAGTTTTGCTTCCGTTCTCATAGTCTATCTTAGCATAAATTATTAAAATTCTAACCTTTTTCAAAGTATTCTTTTAGGTATCTCCAGTTAGAATCTTGTATTGTAGCTttttattttcaagaattataTATTTTGGGAGATGGGTGTTTCTCTTTtctgagatgggttttcttgaataaTGTTTGGCTGTGTAGATAGCTTCCTGTTTCCACAAGGATTCTTAAATGGGTTTTTTTTTCTACCTAAATTAGAGCTAATTCTTGCTTTAATTGTATGTTTGACTTGTTTCAGTTATAGTGTATTCTGTACAAAAGCTCTCCTTTTGCGTCTCGTTATTTaattcatgacatgttttgtgAAAATGCCCATTATATTGATATTTCTactagcctttttctttttttcccaaTTTATGGTGTTGAACCTCAATGTGATAGATGTCCAAAGATTGTAACACttgtatgtccaaacatgattccggaaaaaagtgaaaattatccatggccaaacgggcccttaacTTATGTTGTTTTATGATTTTCATTCGAGCTTGAGCTCTTAATGTTTGTTCTATTTCAGAAAAAGCTTCAATCTTTGGTGAGGAAGAAAAAACGAGTATTGGATTGACaatggattcgggtgatgcatCCGGGTATACAGCTGGGGTGGATGATGATTATGAATCTTTACTTTCAACGACTGATGCGGAGCTCTTGAAACGGGCTTGGCGGAATGAAAAAGCTGCTCCTGAAATTCTTCAATTTGAGTCTTCTTTGGTTCAAAGATCCAGAGAACAAATTCAATTGATGGTATGCACATTTCATATATTAGGCCTCTTAAATTTGTACCTGTGATATTTATCTGTTTATATTTTGAACTTGGGCTTTCACCTTATCTTCTGATAGAATTTCGtggtgtaaaaaattatttgtgTTAAAACTTGTCTTTTGTTTGGCATTATGTGTTGGACATATGGCTCCGTGGGTTGGGAATTGTTAGTTGTTGTTTTAATTTCAGAATGGTGTTTATAAAGTGGACTATGCTATATAAACGGAAATTTTTGTTTTGTCCAAGAGTCTACCAGGATTCAACTGAAGTTCCTAGTTCTGCTTAAAAGGATGAGATTAAACTTTTAGATAGACAATCTTATTTCTGATAGAAAATTTTCAGTGGACAATATTCAATTAATGCCTAACAGAATTTAACTCTAGAGCATCTGTGTGCACTGTCTTCTATTAGGTCAAGTGTTTGCTATTAATATTCTATAGGATTATGACTTCAATGGGATCTTTTGTTCTCCATTTGCGCAACCCCCGCCCCTCCCCTTGCAAACTAGTACTTTTACTACTCTCATATACAATGATAACCTTACAGTGTCATGCTTATTTTAAAGCACAATACTAGGAGCAATCCTCATAAAGTATCTGAATTTAAGAAGGACCTGCCACTCAAAAGAGGCAAAAGTTAGTAGTGGACCTTAAGCGTCTTTCGAGAGAACCAGCTTTACTTGTAACTTAGTCCAAAACAGGAAAGAACCTTTAGATGGAGAGCTTTATTTGGAGGTATAAAATAGGGAGGTAAATGGAAACATGCAGTTAAATAAACAAATGGCAGAACCATAAAAGAACCGTTAGAATCTTGTTTCACCGAAGATAGTTGTTTATTGATGTAAGTGAGTAGCTTACAGTTGAAGCTGGTATCTCCAGAGCTTAGTAACTTGATGCTATTAAAATAAGGTCTTTAGTGGTGGACCTGGTGGTTGTGGATATGATGGTTTTGTAATGTAAAAAAGCTTCTTGTGGTTGCTTCATCAGGAAACTGAAGCCTATGTTAAAGATAACTACGTTTGGTAAAATTACATGAAGTTATTGGTTGAAATTTAAAACTGTTTCCTCTCTGAATGGAAAAGCTGCTGTTCTCTCATCTAAGCAAAGATTATCATGATGTGTTGTTGCTGCTACTTAATGGATTTTACTCCCATATCTTCGGTGTGATATGAAACATCTGTTAGCTGTCATATTTAATGAAGTGGAATGTAAAACTCCTGACACTCCAAATCACATTTCATTTGATGATGCTGAAAGTTTCATTTACATCCTCCTGGTATATTGTTCATTCAAGTGAATCTAATTTTGCTGTAGTTTCTCAACTTATGTGACTCATTCTTAATTTGTGCATTTTCATGGTTTACAATGAATTGCATGCTGATGTATCTCAATCTTTGTTCTTCAGGAAGAAACAATAGAGGAATTTTCAAACAATGCCGTTGATCCGCTCACTGTGTCTCTTTACCAGATGGACCTAGATAGAACTTTGTTTCTATTAAGATCATATCTAAGAACCCGTCTCCAAAAGGTAGCCTTGAATTATAGTATATTATTATGTCTTTGATTAGGTGAAGTTCATATCTGGTAAGAGCTATAGTCGTGACGTGGAAGAGATACCTCAGTCTACCAACTACTTGTAGTTTTAAAATAGTTCTTTAAATTACTGGTAGTGTCTTCTAAAGCAGTGATCTGTTTGCATGTCATAGGATCTCATCTCTTAGTGTGTCCCTGCAGCTATTATCCCATCTTCATTCATTTCATAATTAATGTTTGACTGCAGATTGAAACTTATGCATTTCACATACAAAAAACCACTGACTTATGGAACCGTCTATCTAAACAAGAGCAGAAATATGCTGAAAGGTAAAGCTGTTTCTCTTTATTCTAAGTGTTCAATGGCCAATGCATACCAAGTTTATAATATTAATTACCCTTGGATGATTAGGTGTATTGACGACATGGAGCAACATCTAGATCAGTCTGTTCTCTCAAAGTTGCCTCATGGCTTCAAGTCCCACTTGAAGCAATCTTCCCTAAGTTTGGCAGATGACATGGGTAAGCTTGCCATACTCCTTGAAGTTGATTGAGATAAATTTGTTCAAGTCCCTTCCCCTGTCTGCTTCTTTATGCATTTCTGTGAGTGTTTCGCTTTATCAATGTCATTGTAGAGTTAAAAGAGTTTCTTGGAGTCCTAGATTAATGGCTATATAATCAAAAGCATCTTGAAATAATAAAACGTTTGTTGCCAAGTATTTTAATCGTCTATGAACAGCCAAGCCTGCAACCTGATTGTGAGTTAGTTTAAGGCACAATGCAATCTCTTGCACTCATGATATTTGCTTGTCTTCTTCACATTTTTGACTCTCAAATATATACTTTTGGGATTTACGTTTGTACTGAAACAACAGTTTCTCTTCTTGTATGCCTTTTAGTTCCCGAGCCGCAGCTGGATCAATATGTTATCTGCAGAAGCAAGAGATTTTTGGGGTCTTTTCAGCTTGATGACAGGCAATCTTCTTTACTTTATTGTTGTTTTTCTTCGGAATCCTTCCTGATTATTTTCTATTCTTGACCTCCATTAATTTTCTTTGATGACAGTGGAGAAGAACCAGTGAACATTGAAGCCAATGATTTGTATGCTCTCCCTTACAAGTCCATAAAACCACTTGTGGAGAGCGGGCAGATCGATCTGGTATGAGAGTCTAGGAACTGCTGCCCCTTTGTTTTCTGGCCGCGGCTATTTCAGAAATCAAGAATTACATTATCCAACAATGGCATAGTTTGTAACAAACGCAGCATAGGAACTTTAACTCTTTTACGATCTCTTTAACTACTGAATGTCAATCTATTTTCGTTTCTTAATGATATTTAATGAtattccctccgttcacttttacttgtctaataTAGTAGAAGTAAACTGAACACTTTTGAATGTCAAGAGAAAGACAACTTTACAACAATAAGTGTAATCCTACAAGTGAAATCTGGGGAGAGTAGGATGTATCCAGACCTTACAACTTTATTTTCTCTACGGAAAAGGGCTAAATACacccctgtactattggaaaagggtcaaatataccctttgtTACACTTTGTGTTCAAATATACCTCTGCCGATATACTagtggttcaaatatacccttctccGTTAAAGTTGTTCAAGGTGGGCATTCAATCCTATGTGGCACTAATATTTGATAAGGTGGATGTTAGGATTTGAAttccaaatccgacctttgtaagcaggttcccaggaaagattggagggtcacagctggaccacttaaatatcaacctccttagacagaatctacttacgccgtgatgtaagcgaagaataaatagcacacacagatttatagtggttcaccctcaatgtgagagctacgttcACGTTGCtactgcagatcttattaaagaagaaatattacaggtgtttacaacactcaacctcacaaccccaatcccaattacattcaagaattttttctaaaaattctctcaaagaccttctcttacttaggcctttcactaagagtatttctcttagatttttttctctctttgggatgtgttgtcttcttcaattttttggtgtgtctagcaaatgagaaagcttccctatttataggtatgagatgaacctattgatgtcattagtgactcaagcaagcacttgacaatttttcaaagacaaggaagatgttttcttcctcaaaacaagggaaatgttttcttccctaaaataagggaggtgttttcttcctcaaaacaaagggatggacccaacaaatctcccacttgaagactaattttaatttgtcttcacactttgatcgatgcagcagctctttcc
Protein-coding sequences here:
- the LOC132618743 gene encoding DNA replication complex GINS protein SLD5-like isoform X2, translated to MEKASIFGEEEKTSIGLTMDSGDASGYTAGVDDDYESLLSTTDAELLKRAWRNEKAAPEILQFESSLVQRSREQIQLMEETIEEFSNNAVDPLTVSLYQMDLDRTLFLLRSYLRTRLQKIETYAFHIQKTTDLWNRLSKQEQKYAERCIDDMEQHLDQSVLSKLPHGFKSHLKQSSLSLADDMVPEPQLDQYVICRSKRFLGSFQLDDSGEEPVNIEANDLYALPYKSIKPLVESGQIDLV
- the LOC132618743 gene encoding DNA replication complex GINS protein SLD5-like isoform X1, translating into MISDTGRNREKKKRERECYCQESSEKASIFGEEEKTSIGLTMDSGDASGYTAGVDDDYESLLSTTDAELLKRAWRNEKAAPEILQFESSLVQRSREQIQLMEETIEEFSNNAVDPLTVSLYQMDLDRTLFLLRSYLRTRLQKIETYAFHIQKTTDLWNRLSKQEQKYAERCIDDMEQHLDQSVLSKLPHGFKSHLKQSSLSLADDMVPEPQLDQYVICRSKRFLGSFQLDDSGEEPVNIEANDLYALPYKSIKPLVESGQIDLV
- the LOC132618743 gene encoding DNA replication complex GINS protein SLD5-like isoform X3 — its product is MDSGDASGYTAGVDDDYESLLSTTDAELLKRAWRNEKAAPEILQFESSLVQRSREQIQLMEETIEEFSNNAVDPLTVSLYQMDLDRTLFLLRSYLRTRLQKIETYAFHIQKTTDLWNRLSKQEQKYAERCIDDMEQHLDQSVLSKLPHGFKSHLKQSSLSLADDMVPEPQLDQYVICRSKRFLGSFQLDDSGEEPVNIEANDLYALPYKSIKPLVESGQIDLV